Part of the Catenulispora sp. EB89 genome, AGACGCTGGTCGTGCGGACCGACGAGGACGAGGACGTGACGTACGAGTTCGCCGAGCTCGACGAGCTGCAGCACTCGTACGCGATGACCGTGCACCGGTCGCAGGGCTCTGAGTACCCGGTGGTCGTGGTGCCGGTGACGATGAGCGCGTGGATGATGCTGCAGCGGAACCTGCTGTACACGGCCGTGACGCGGGCCAAGAAGCTGGTGGTGCTGGTCGGCTCGAAGCGTGCGCTGGCGCAGGCGATCCGGACGATGTCGGCGGGCAAGCGGTTCACGGGATTGGACCACCGGCTGCGATGACAGAGCTGATCCTGCACTTCGACAACAACAAGCCGCGGAAGCTGAAGTACAACCTGGCGAAGGCACGCCGGGCCGGCGCGACGAGGCTGCTGACGTTCGGCGGCGCGTACTCGAACCACATCCGGGCGGTCGCGGCGGCCGGGCGGGCCGAGGGACTCAAGACGATCGGGGTGATCCGGGGCGAGCCGCATGAGCCGCTGAACGAGTCGCTGGCGTTCGCGAGATCGCAGGGCATGCACTTGATGTATGTGGACCGGGAGACGTACCGGACCAAGAAATCGAACAACATGCGGCGGTTCCTGGAGAGCTGCTTCGGGGATTTCTACCTGATCCCGGAGGGTGGATCGAATCCGGCGGCGGTGAAGGGCTGCGCGGAGCTGCCGCAGGAGATCGCAGAGCCCTTCGACGTGATCTGCTGCCCGGTCGGAACCGGCGGGACGCTCGCGGGGATCGCTGCCGGGCTCGGGCCGGGGCAGCGGGCGATCGGGTTCGCAACGCTGAAGGGCGGCTTCTTGACGAAGGAAGTCGCCGAACTGCAACGGCAGACCTA contains:
- a CDS encoding 1-aminocyclopropane-1-carboxylate deaminase/D-cysteine desulfhydrase is translated as MTELILHFDNNKPRKLKYNLAKARRAGATRLLTFGGAYSNHIRAVAAAGRAEGLKTIGVIRGEPHEPLNESLAFARSQGMHLMYVDRETYRTKKSNNMRRFLESCFGDFYLIPEGGSNPAAVKGCAELPQEIAEPFDVICCPVGTGGTLAGIAAGLGPGQRAIGFATLKGGFLTKEVAELQRQTYQRVFDNWHIEDDFHFGGYAKVPPELDAFAAKFGEEHGFEVDRIYVAKMLYGITDMIEAGRFEPGTRIVAVITTG